One segment of Amycolatopsis alba DSM 44262 DNA contains the following:
- a CDS encoding DinB family protein produces MSNTSSRAEPVDRSWPDGIAEDEAGIQWDFLRFLRATAVNKVAGLTREQAAATPLPSSPRMSALGVLKHLTAVERWWLSIEAGGADLPSLWEGSPDPSWDLTEDDEPRSVVEAYRAEWELSESALAGVSPGERARRSGKFTVRWVLAHVLQETARHTGHLDVLRELADGSTGE; encoded by the coding sequence ATGTCGAACACGAGTTCGAGAGCCGAGCCGGTGGACCGGTCATGGCCGGACGGGATCGCCGAGGACGAGGCCGGGATCCAGTGGGACTTCCTGCGCTTCCTCCGCGCGACAGCGGTGAACAAGGTCGCCGGGCTGACCAGGGAACAGGCGGCCGCGACACCGCTTCCGTCGTCCCCGCGCATGAGCGCGCTGGGGGTGCTCAAACACCTGACCGCGGTGGAGCGCTGGTGGCTTTCGATCGAAGCGGGCGGCGCCGATCTGCCGTCGCTGTGGGAAGGCTCACCGGATCCGAGCTGGGATCTGACCGAGGACGACGAGCCGCGCTCGGTCGTCGAGGCGTACCGCGCGGAGTGGGAGTTGTCGGAGTCGGCCCTGGCCGGGGTTTCGCCCGGCGAACGTGCGCGCAGATCGGGGAAGTTCACCGTCCGGTGGGTGCTCGCGCACGTCCTCCAGGAGACCGCGCGGCACACCGGGCATCTGGACGTCCTGCGGGAGCTGGCCGACGGCAGCACGGGTGAATAG
- a CDS encoding metallophosphoesterase family protein, producing MDRRAFMVAAGGAAGAAMLPGQAEAQPQAQTKWGPHWPVVRFNILSDIQGDLTDFGSALDDLHAINPGSAGLGIAGDLTPRGYDFEYAQLRATLDKHPHPREVAWAIGNHEFYVPKWRDPDTLAQETWPNGTTEDSLFRSFYRFAGRNTVYSETSFGGVPVLCLGTEQYSKYHDPKLWDEVWMSDRQFTWLEQRLRYWSIRRSPVMVMTHHPLPNTVSGTHNKLYRSDYLQPDRLLSILGRYRDVFLFSGHTHWDLNLSDWVVRRVVPGTGNLEGFTVVNTAAVQVGWTDDGKGGEVSLGGAFNQGLQIEVAPGSVVIKARDFTTKTWLKQITVPLHDSLGFPH from the coding sequence ATGGATCGAAGAGCATTTATGGTGGCCGCCGGCGGCGCGGCAGGGGCGGCGATGCTGCCGGGTCAGGCGGAGGCGCAACCCCAGGCACAAACGAAGTGGGGGCCGCACTGGCCGGTTGTCCGCTTCAACATCCTGAGCGACATCCAGGGTGACCTCACCGACTTCGGCAGCGCGCTCGACGATCTGCACGCGATCAACCCCGGCAGCGCGGGACTCGGGATCGCGGGTGACCTCACCCCGCGCGGCTACGACTTCGAATACGCCCAGCTTCGCGCGACCCTGGACAAGCATCCGCATCCGCGCGAGGTCGCCTGGGCCATCGGCAACCACGAGTTCTACGTCCCGAAATGGCGGGATCCCGACACCCTCGCCCAGGAGACCTGGCCCAACGGGACGACCGAGGACTCCCTCTTCCGCAGTTTCTACCGGTTCGCGGGCCGCAACACCGTCTACAGCGAGACGTCGTTCGGCGGGGTTCCGGTGCTCTGCCTCGGAACCGAGCAGTACTCGAAGTACCACGACCCCAAGCTGTGGGACGAGGTCTGGATGAGCGACCGGCAGTTCACCTGGCTCGAACAGCGTCTCCGGTACTGGTCGATCCGGCGCAGCCCGGTGATGGTGATGACCCACCACCCGCTGCCCAACACCGTCTCCGGCACGCACAACAAGCTCTACCGGTCCGACTATCTCCAGCCCGACAGGCTGCTGTCGATCCTCGGCCGCTACCGGGACGTGTTCCTGTTCTCCGGGCACACCCACTGGGATCTCAACCTGTCGGACTGGGTGGTCCGCAGGGTGGTCCCCGGCACCGGCAACCTCGAAGGGTTCACCGTGGTCAACACCGCCGCCGTCCAGGTGGGCTGGACCGACGACGGCAAGGGCGGGGAAGTGTCTCTCGGCGGCGCGTTCAACCAGGGCCTGCAGATCGAGGTCGCGCCGGGCTCGGTGGTCATCAAGGCCCGTGACTTCACCACCAAGACCTGGCTGAAGCAGATCACCGTTCCCCTGCACGACTCCTTGGGCTTCCCGCACTGA
- a CDS encoding ABC transporter ATP-binding protein: MNRELLPTADGKRIRAVLGELLRTSKARAAGALVMLVGATAIGLLTVRLLGHIVDLVIEKRPATELTTPVVALVLVAVTQAIATALGVSLTARLGETLLAELRERFVDRALSLPLEQVERAGSGDLTARVTNDVTVVARAVRDALPELGRSVLTIVLTLGALAVLDWRFLLAALLATPIQLHTVRWYVRNAVPLYAKQRIATGSQQQQLLDTIGGAKTVRAFRLADAHVERVRQRSEGAMDLMLRGVRLMTKFFARLNLAEFVGLSAVLAAGFLLVGADAVTVGAATAAALYFHSLFGPINSALALVDDAQAAAASLARLIGVADLPAPHEPERPGKPLDASVKAAGISHSYVDGHPVLRDVDLSLSPGERVALVGASGAGKTTLAKLIAGIHSPGSGTISVGGVPLDELGPSATRQAVALISQEVHVFAGSLADDLRLARPGASDAELFAALEKVGARGWAEALGEGLATVVGEGGHQLTVTQAQQLALARLVLADPPIAILDEATAEAGSAGAKTLEAAAAAALEGRTGLVVAHRLTQAAASDRVVVLDAGVVVESGTHDELVASGGRYATLWAAWSDNRSRT; the protein is encoded by the coding sequence GTGAACCGCGAACTCCTCCCCACCGCCGACGGCAAGCGGATCCGGGCCGTCCTCGGCGAACTGCTCCGCACCTCGAAAGCCCGCGCCGCCGGCGCGCTCGTCATGCTGGTCGGCGCGACCGCGATCGGGCTGCTCACCGTCCGCCTGCTCGGCCACATCGTCGATCTCGTCATCGAGAAACGGCCCGCGACCGAACTGACCACCCCGGTGGTGGCGCTGGTCCTGGTCGCCGTCACGCAGGCGATCGCGACGGCGCTGGGTGTTTCGCTGACCGCGAGGCTCGGCGAAACCCTGCTCGCGGAATTGCGGGAACGGTTCGTCGACCGGGCGCTGAGTCTCCCGCTGGAGCAGGTCGAACGCGCGGGCTCCGGCGACCTGACCGCCCGTGTCACCAACGACGTCACCGTGGTCGCGAGGGCGGTCCGCGACGCCTTGCCCGAACTGGGCCGCTCGGTGCTCACCATCGTGCTGACCCTCGGCGCTCTCGCCGTCCTCGACTGGCGGTTCCTCCTGGCGGCACTGCTGGCGACGCCGATCCAGCTGCACACCGTGCGCTGGTACGTCCGCAACGCCGTCCCCCTGTACGCGAAGCAGCGGATCGCGACGGGTTCGCAGCAGCAGCAACTGCTCGACACGATCGGCGGTGCGAAGACCGTCCGGGCGTTCCGCCTCGCCGACGCCCACGTCGAGCGGGTCCGGCAGCGGTCCGAGGGCGCGATGGACCTGATGCTGCGCGGTGTCCGGCTGATGACGAAGTTCTTCGCCCGGCTCAACCTCGCCGAGTTCGTCGGCCTCTCGGCCGTCCTCGCGGCGGGTTTCCTGCTGGTGGGCGCGGACGCGGTCACCGTCGGCGCGGCGACCGCGGCGGCGTTGTACTTCCACAGCCTGTTCGGCCCGATCAACTCCGCGCTGGCGCTGGTGGACGACGCGCAGGCCGCCGCCGCGAGCCTCGCCAGGCTGATCGGCGTCGCCGACCTTCCCGCGCCGCACGAGCCCGAGCGACCGGGGAAACCCCTTGACGCCTCGGTGAAGGCGGCCGGGATCTCCCATTCCTATGTGGACGGACATCCGGTACTGCGCGACGTCGATCTGAGCCTCTCCCCCGGCGAGCGGGTCGCTTTGGTCGGCGCGAGCGGGGCGGGGAAGACGACGCTGGCCAAACTGATCGCCGGGATCCACTCCCCCGGCTCGGGCACGATCTCCGTCGGCGGCGTGCCGCTCGACGAACTGGGGCCGTCCGCCACCCGGCAGGCGGTCGCGCTGATCAGCCAGGAGGTGCACGTCTTCGCCGGTTCGCTGGCCGACGACCTGCGGCTCGCCCGGCCCGGCGCGTCCGACGCGGAACTGTTCGCGGCGCTGGAAAAGGTCGGCGCGCGCGGCTGGGCGGAAGCGTTGGGCGAAGGTCTCGCGACCGTGGTCGGCGAAGGCGGGCATCAGCTGACGGTCACCCAGGCCCAGCAGCTCGCGCTGGCCAGGCTGGTGCTGGCGGACCCGCCGATCGCGATCCTCGACGAGGCCACCGCCGAAGCCGGGAGCGCGGGCGCGAAGACCCTCGAAGCCGCCGCGGCAGCCGCCCTCGAAGGCCGGACCGGCCTGGTCGTGGCGCACCGGCTGACGCAGGCGGCGGCCTCGGACCGCGTCGTCGTGCTCGACGCCGGCGTCGTGGTCGAGAGCGGGACGCACGACGAACTCGTGGCCTCGGGTGGTCGGTACGCAACGCTGTGGGCGGCCTGGTCGGACAACCGTTCACGGACGTGA
- a CDS encoding iron-siderophore ABC transporter substrate-binding protein, with protein MARIPTLSAARGRLKTAGLLASTLVLAASLTACGGSGDSAAPAAQNSAGSAVDANAFPTTIEHKYGSTTITQEPKRVVTVGLTEQDALLALGVVPVGVTEWLGKFPGTIAPWATDKLGGAALPEVLKDVDGPQYEKIAALKPDLIIALYSGLTKEQYDKLSQIGVPVVAQPKEYNDYGIPWNEATKKVGQAVGRSTKANELVKGVEDKFAQARKDHPEFAGKTALMASTYEGYFVYGSQDGRSHILESLGFKLPADLDGVIGDKFGKSLSAERTDLLDRDALVWLIDTPAKAAEILGKDALYTGLKVAKEKREVFIENDGTYGSAVSFVTVLSLPYVLDRIVPQLTAAVDGDPKTEVKPAS; from the coding sequence ATGGCCCGGATCCCCACTCTCTCCGCCGCGCGCGGGCGCCTGAAGACCGCCGGTTTGCTGGCGTCCACCCTGGTGCTGGCCGCCTCGCTCACCGCGTGCGGAGGAAGCGGCGATTCAGCCGCCCCGGCCGCGCAGAACTCCGCCGGCTCGGCGGTCGACGCGAACGCGTTCCCGACCACGATCGAGCACAAGTACGGCAGCACCACCATCACGCAGGAGCCCAAGCGGGTCGTCACGGTCGGCCTGACCGAGCAGGACGCGCTGCTCGCCCTCGGCGTGGTGCCGGTCGGTGTCACCGAGTGGCTCGGCAAGTTCCCCGGCACCATCGCCCCCTGGGCGACCGACAAGCTCGGCGGCGCGGCGCTGCCCGAGGTCCTCAAGGACGTCGACGGGCCGCAGTACGAGAAGATCGCCGCGCTCAAGCCGGACCTGATCATCGCGCTGTACTCCGGGCTCACCAAGGAGCAGTACGACAAGCTGAGCCAGATCGGCGTCCCGGTCGTCGCGCAGCCCAAGGAGTACAACGACTACGGCATCCCCTGGAACGAGGCGACCAAGAAGGTCGGCCAGGCCGTCGGGCGCTCCACCAAGGCGAACGAACTGGTCAAGGGCGTCGAGGACAAGTTCGCGCAGGCCCGCAAGGACCACCCGGAGTTCGCGGGCAAGACGGCGCTGATGGCCTCGACCTACGAGGGCTACTTCGTCTACGGCAGCCAGGACGGGCGCTCGCACATCCTCGAATCGCTCGGCTTCAAGCTGCCCGCCGACCTGGACGGCGTCATCGGTGACAAGTTCGGCAAGAGCCTCAGCGCGGAGCGGACCGACCTGCTCGACCGCGACGCGCTCGTGTGGCTCATCGACACCCCGGCCAAGGCCGCGGAGATCCTCGGGAAGGACGCGCTGTACACCGGCCTGAAGGTGGCCAAGGAAAAGCGTGAGGTCTTCATCGAGAACGACGGCACCTATGGCAGCGCGGTCTCCTTCGTGACCGTGCTGAGCCTGCCGTACGTGCTCGACCGGATCGTCCCGCAGCTCACCGCCGCGGTCGACGGCGACCCGAAGACCGAGGTCAAACCGGCCAGCTGA
- a CDS encoding MbtH family protein, with product MTNPFENPDGTYLVLVNDEGQHSLWPEFVEVPAGWTTRFGPASRPECLEYVETNWTDLRPASLIKAMES from the coding sequence ATGACGAACCCGTTCGAGAATCCTGACGGCACATACCTGGTCCTGGTCAACGACGAGGGGCAGCACAGCCTGTGGCCCGAGTTCGTCGAGGTCCCGGCGGGCTGGACCACGAGGTTCGGTCCGGCCTCGCGTCCGGAGTGCCTCGAATACGTCGAGACCAACTGGACTGACCTGCGGCCGGCGTCGCTCATCAAGGCCATGGAGTCCTGA
- a CDS encoding ABC transporter ATP-binding protein — MPATATTSRSVLRQAISGQRRQVTLASVLAAGHQGGEALVPVIIGVVIDQAVDGGSAGTLVFWLAVLGVVFAGLSYSYRFAARAAESASLRAAHDLRIAISRRVLHPGGGAENGKLAGELVNIGTSDAQRVGVVNAVLPFGIAALAGVLVSAVALLRISLPLGLLVLLGTPPLLYLAHLIGKPLERRSEAEQERSAHASGVATDLVSGLRVLKGIGAEPAAVARYRDTSQNSLKATLRAARAKAWHDGAVLALTGIFIAIVALVGGNLASSGSISVGDLVAAVGLAQFLLTPFLIFSWVNGELAQGRASASRVADLLTTPAAVEAGDGELPAPATGNVRFTGVSYRSLRGVDLDIPAGQLIGVVAADPAAATDLLDCLGRAGDPAEGKVHVDSVDLSTVDPDRVREVVLVAAHDADLFEGTLAENVGAAMDEALAASAADEVAAALPDGTATVVTERGRSLSGGQRQRVALARALAADAPVLVVHDPTTAVDTVTEAKIATGLARLRQGRTTILVTTSPALLAVTDRVIVLEGGRVTGEGGHAELARDRADYRAAVLS, encoded by the coding sequence GTGCCCGCAACGGCCACCACCAGCCGGAGCGTCCTGCGCCAGGCGATTTCCGGACAGCGTCGGCAGGTCACCCTCGCGTCCGTGCTCGCCGCCGGGCATCAGGGCGGTGAAGCACTCGTCCCGGTGATCATCGGCGTGGTGATCGACCAGGCCGTCGACGGCGGTTCGGCGGGCACGCTCGTGTTCTGGCTCGCCGTGCTCGGCGTGGTCTTCGCCGGACTGTCCTACAGCTACCGGTTCGCCGCGCGGGCGGCCGAGAGCGCGTCGCTGCGGGCGGCGCACGACCTCCGCATCGCGATCAGCCGGCGCGTCCTGCATCCCGGTGGCGGCGCCGAAAACGGCAAGCTGGCGGGCGAACTGGTCAACATCGGCACCAGCGACGCGCAACGGGTCGGGGTCGTCAACGCGGTGCTGCCGTTCGGGATCGCCGCGCTCGCCGGGGTGCTGGTCAGCGCGGTCGCCCTGCTGCGCATCTCGCTGCCGCTGGGCCTCCTGGTCCTGCTGGGCACACCGCCGCTGCTGTACCTCGCGCATCTCATCGGCAAGCCGCTCGAACGCCGCAGCGAGGCCGAACAGGAGCGTTCCGCGCACGCTTCGGGGGTCGCCACCGATCTGGTCTCCGGTCTGCGGGTGCTCAAGGGCATCGGCGCCGAACCGGCCGCGGTCGCCCGGTATCGCGACACCAGCCAGAACTCGCTCAAGGCGACGTTGCGCGCCGCGCGGGCCAAGGCCTGGCACGACGGCGCCGTGCTCGCGCTGACCGGGATCTTCATCGCGATCGTCGCCCTCGTCGGCGGAAACCTCGCGTCGTCGGGATCGATCAGCGTCGGCGACCTCGTCGCGGCCGTCGGCCTCGCCCAGTTCCTGCTCACCCCGTTCCTGATCTTCTCGTGGGTCAACGGCGAACTGGCGCAGGGCCGGGCGTCGGCGTCCAGGGTCGCCGACCTGCTGACCACGCCGGCCGCGGTCGAAGCGGGTGACGGCGAACTCCCGGCACCGGCCACCGGGAACGTCCGGTTCACCGGGGTCTCCTACCGCAGCCTCCGCGGTGTCGATCTCGACATCCCCGCCGGGCAGCTGATCGGTGTCGTCGCCGCCGATCCGGCCGCCGCGACCGATCTGCTCGACTGCCTCGGCCGCGCGGGCGATCCTGCCGAGGGCAAGGTCCATGTCGACAGCGTCGATCTGTCCACTGTGGACCCCGATCGGGTGCGGGAGGTCGTCCTGGTCGCCGCGCACGACGCGGACCTGTTCGAAGGGACGCTGGCGGAGAACGTGGGGGCAGCCATGGACGAGGCGCTCGCCGCGTCGGCGGCGGACGAGGTCGCCGCCGCGCTTCCGGACGGCACCGCGACCGTCGTCACCGAACGCGGGCGCTCGCTGTCCGGCGGCCAGCGGCAGCGCGTCGCCCTCGCCCGCGCGCTCGCCGCGGACGCGCCGGTGCTCGTCGTCCACGATCCGACGACGGCGGTGGACACCGTGACCGAGGCGAAGATCGCCACCGGGCTCGCCCGGCTACGACAAGGACGGACCACGATCCTGGTGACCACGAGTCCTGCCCTGCTCGCCGTGACCGACCGTGTCATCGTCCTCGAAGGCGGCCGCGTCACCGGCGAGGGCGGCCACGCCGAACTCGCCCGCGATCGCGCCGACTACCGCGCGGCGGTGCTGTCGTGA
- a CDS encoding MBL fold metallo-hydrolase, which translates to MADRLYFRQLLAGRDFAVGDPVATQMVNFAYLIGDRETNEAVIVDPAYAVGDLLDLLEADGMRLTGVLATHHHPDHVGGEMMGFSLPGIAELLERVQVPIHVNGAEAEWVRRITGVSGTDLRSHEHDEVLEVGAVPIRLLHTPGHTPGSQCFLVDGRLVSGDTLFLEGCGRTDFPGGDVDAIYRSLQWLAGLDGDPVVYPGHQYSAEPSANLSRVKDTNFVFQPKSPAEWRLMFGG; encoded by the coding sequence ATGGCTGACAGGCTGTATTTCCGGCAGTTGCTCGCGGGCCGTGACTTCGCGGTGGGGGATCCGGTCGCGACGCAGATGGTCAACTTCGCCTATCTGATCGGCGACAGGGAGACGAACGAGGCTGTGATCGTCGACCCGGCGTACGCCGTCGGCGATCTGCTGGACCTGCTCGAAGCCGACGGCATGCGGCTGACCGGTGTCCTCGCCACGCATCACCATCCCGACCACGTCGGCGGCGAGATGATGGGGTTCTCGCTACCGGGGATCGCGGAGCTGCTGGAGCGCGTCCAGGTGCCGATCCACGTCAACGGCGCCGAAGCCGAATGGGTTCGCCGCATCACCGGTGTCTCCGGAACCGACCTGCGCTCGCACGAGCACGACGAGGTCCTCGAGGTCGGTGCGGTGCCGATCCGGCTGCTGCACACGCCGGGGCACACCCCCGGCAGCCAGTGCTTCCTGGTCGACGGACGGCTCGTCTCGGGCGACACGCTGTTCCTCGAAGGCTGTGGCCGGACCGATTTCCCCGGTGGCGACGTGGACGCGATCTACCGGAGCCTGCAGTGGCTGGCCGGGCTGGACGGGGACCCGGTCGTCTATCCGGGACACCAGTACTCGGCCGAGCCGTCGGCGAACCTTTCGCGGGTGAAGGACACCAACTTCGTGTTCCAGCCGAAGTCGCCGGCCGAATGGCGGCTGATGTTCGGCGGCTGA
- a CDS encoding FecCD family ABC transporter permease, which translates to MVVTERAPVAASPPSATARTFRAGGLVLGLAVLALVCLLSIWVGSKSIPFTSTWSVLWHNDGSTDAVIIHDLRIPRTLLGLVVGAALGLAGAVMQALTRNPLADPGLLGVNTGAAAAVVSGIAFAGVTSVLGYIWFAFAGAAIASIVVYVLGSAGRSATPDRLVLAGSAVMAVLQAYIVGVLLLMPETFNQFRFWNVGSLSGRKWDVFLQISPFVALGVIIALLLARPLNVLALGDQTGKALGAHVGRTRVLGAIVVMLLCGAGTAAIGPVLFLGLAVPHAARLLVGPDQRWVLPYSMLLAPIALIGADIVGRVLNPPEELQAGIVVAFLGAPVFIALCRRRKLARL; encoded by the coding sequence GTGGTCGTCACCGAACGCGCGCCCGTCGCGGCGTCCCCGCCGAGCGCCACGGCACGGACGTTCCGCGCCGGCGGCCTGGTGCTCGGGCTCGCCGTGCTGGCGCTGGTGTGCCTGCTCAGCATCTGGGTGGGGTCGAAGAGCATCCCGTTCACTTCCACCTGGTCGGTGCTGTGGCACAACGACGGCTCGACCGACGCGGTGATCATCCACGACCTCCGCATCCCGCGGACCCTGCTGGGTCTCGTCGTCGGCGCGGCGCTGGGCCTCGCGGGCGCGGTGATGCAGGCACTCACGCGGAACCCGCTCGCCGACCCCGGCCTGCTCGGCGTCAACACCGGCGCCGCGGCCGCGGTCGTGTCCGGGATCGCGTTCGCCGGGGTCACCAGCGTGCTCGGCTACATCTGGTTCGCCTTCGCCGGGGCGGCGATCGCCTCGATCGTGGTCTACGTCCTCGGCTCGGCGGGCCGCAGCGCCACCCCGGACCGCCTCGTGCTCGCCGGTTCGGCCGTCATGGCGGTGCTCCAGGCGTACATCGTCGGCGTGCTGCTGCTGATGCCCGAGACGTTCAACCAGTTCCGGTTCTGGAACGTCGGCTCGCTCAGCGGCCGGAAATGGGATGTGTTCCTGCAGATCTCGCCGTTCGTCGCGCTCGGCGTGATCATCGCGCTGCTGCTGGCCCGGCCGCTCAACGTCCTCGCGCTCGGCGACCAGACCGGCAAGGCGCTCGGCGCCCACGTCGGCCGCACCCGCGTGCTGGGCGCGATCGTCGTGATGCTGCTCTGCGGCGCGGGGACCGCGGCGATCGGACCGGTCCTGTTCCTCGGGCTCGCCGTGCCGCACGCCGCCCGCCTGCTGGTCGGCCCGGATCAGCGCTGGGTCCTGCCGTACTCGATGCTGCTCGCGCCGATCGCGCTGATCGGCGCCGACATCGTCGGCCGCGTGCTGAACCCGCCGGAGGAACTGCAGGCCGGCATCGTCGTCGCGTTCCTCGGGGCGCCGGTGTTCATCGCGCTGTGCCGCCGCAGGAAGCTGGCCCGGCTGTGA
- a CDS encoding DMT family transporter, producing MWWGLICALFAACAYGVASVMQAIAAKATSGAEDRVDPRLLVRVLRQWKFVAGLALDVVGFVAQLAALRVLPLFVVQAALAGSLAVTAVAARVLGVRLGRREWTAVAVVCAGLALLGMSAESEGSDATGLGFRLVLIGAVVVLGTAGMLAGRASRRIRTPALGLIAGLCFGVVALSGRVLTGFAPLELLTDPAVYTLGVAGALAMLFYATALQRGSVTTSTAMMVIGETVFPSLIGVLVLGDTTRPGFAVVAVVGFALAVSAALALARFGEPTPIEPVSAPLG from the coding sequence ATGTGGTGGGGACTGATTTGCGCGCTCTTCGCGGCCTGTGCGTACGGCGTCGCTTCGGTGATGCAGGCGATCGCCGCGAAGGCGACTTCAGGCGCCGAAGACCGCGTCGATCCTCGGCTCCTCGTGCGCGTGCTGCGGCAGTGGAAGTTCGTCGCGGGCCTCGCGCTGGACGTCGTCGGGTTCGTCGCCCAGCTCGCCGCCTTGCGTGTGCTTCCGCTGTTCGTGGTCCAGGCGGCGCTGGCGGGAAGCCTGGCCGTGACGGCGGTCGCGGCACGGGTGCTCGGTGTCCGGCTGGGACGTCGTGAGTGGACGGCGGTCGCGGTCGTCTGCGCCGGTCTCGCGCTGCTCGGGATGTCGGCGGAGAGCGAGGGTTCGGACGCGACCGGGCTGGGGTTCCGGCTCGTGCTGATCGGCGCGGTCGTCGTACTCGGCACGGCCGGGATGCTCGCCGGCCGCGCGTCGCGGCGGATCCGGACACCGGCGCTGGGCCTGATCGCCGGGCTCTGTTTCGGCGTCGTCGCCTTGTCCGGCCGCGTGCTCACCGGTTTCGCCCCACTGGAGCTGCTGACCGACCCGGCCGTCTACACCCTCGGCGTGGCGGGCGCGCTGGCGATGTTGTTCTACGCCACCGCGTTGCAACGCGGCAGTGTCACCACCTCGACCGCGATGATGGTGATCGGCGAGACCGTCTTCCCGTCCCTGATCGGGGTTCTCGTACTGGGCGACACCACACGCCCCGGTTTCGCGGTCGTGGCCGTCGTCGGGTTCGCGCTCGCGGTTTCGGCGGCGCTGGCGCTCGCCCGCTTCGGCGAGCCCACCCCGATCGAACCGGTCAGCGCGCCGCTCGGCTGA
- a CDS encoding FecCD family ABC transporter permease — translation MTTRVLRTPGGGLSLRVTPRAAIVVVVLAVAVFFVGAVSMTTGDYPLSVGEVIQTLFGFGDRSTEFIVTTLRLPRLLTALLVGGALAVSGAILQSLSGNPLGSPDFIGFTEGAASGALLTIIVVHGGMLQVSFGALVGGVATAALIALLAFKRGVHAFRLILVGIGVNAMLIAFNSYLITRAAHQDGLAAQAWLVGGLNGRGWEHVVPVAIAIAVLLPPAFVYGRRLSLLEMGDDSAKGLGVPVERSRLVLLGVSVGLCSIATAAAGPIAFLALAAPQLAKRLTRSSGPGLAASALMGMLLLVTSDLITQQLFAGLPVGLVTGAIGGLYLAWLLVSRRGVSRAAR, via the coding sequence ATGACCACCCGCGTCCTGCGCACCCCCGGCGGGGGACTGTCCCTGCGCGTCACCCCGAGGGCGGCGATCGTCGTCGTGGTGCTGGCCGTCGCCGTGTTCTTCGTCGGCGCGGTGAGCATGACGACCGGCGACTACCCGTTGAGCGTCGGCGAGGTCATCCAGACGTTGTTCGGCTTCGGTGACCGGAGCACCGAATTCATCGTGACCACGCTGCGGCTGCCGCGGCTGCTGACCGCGCTGCTGGTCGGCGGCGCGCTCGCGGTCAGCGGCGCGATCCTGCAGAGCCTGTCCGGGAACCCCTTGGGCAGCCCCGACTTCATCGGGTTCACCGAAGGAGCCGCTTCCGGGGCACTGCTGACGATCATCGTGGTGCACGGCGGGATGCTCCAGGTCTCGTTCGGCGCGCTCGTCGGCGGCGTCGCGACGGCGGCGCTGATCGCGCTGCTCGCGTTCAAACGCGGCGTGCACGCCTTCCGGCTGATCCTCGTCGGGATCGGCGTGAACGCGATGCTCATCGCGTTCAACTCGTACCTGATCACCCGTGCCGCCCATCAGGACGGCCTGGCGGCTCAGGCCTGGCTGGTCGGCGGGCTCAACGGGCGCGGCTGGGAGCACGTCGTCCCGGTCGCGATCGCCATCGCCGTCCTGCTTCCGCCAGCCTTCGTCTACGGCAGGAGGCTTTCACTGCTGGAGATGGGCGACGATTCGGCCAAGGGACTCGGCGTGCCGGTCGAGCGGAGCCGTCTCGTACTGCTCGGCGTCAGCGTCGGGCTGTGTTCGATCGCGACTGCGGCCGCCGGCCCGATCGCGTTCCTGGCGCTCGCCGCGCCTCAGCTGGCGAAACGGCTCACGCGGTCTTCCGGCCCCGGACTCGCCGCGTCCGCGCTGATGGGCATGCTCCTGCTGGTGACGAGCGATCTGATCACCCAGCAGCTGTTCGCAGGCCTGCCCGTCGGCCTGGTGACCGGGGCGATCGGCGGGCTGTACCTGGCCTGGCTGCTGGTGTCCCGGCGCGGAGTCAGCCGAGCGGCGCGCTGA